From the Psychrobacillus sp. FSL K6-4046 genome, one window contains:
- a CDS encoding ATP-binding cassette domain-containing protein, translating into MIAVSNVSLRFGDRKLFEDVNIKFTPGNCYGLIGANGAGKSTFIKILSGEIEPQEGNVIMNPDERLAILKQNHFEYEEYNVLETVIMGHKRLYEVMNEKNAIYMKEDFSDEDGMRAAELEGEFADLNGWEAESEAAILLQGLGIPDSMHQKKLSELTGSEKVKVLLAQALFGKPDVLLLDEPTNHLDIKAIQWLEDFLINFENTVIVVSHDRHFLNKVCTHIADLDFSKIQVYVGNYDFWYESSQLATKMAQDQNSKKEEKIKELQAFIARFSANASKSKQATSRKKMLDKIELDDIRPSSRKYPYVNFSMKREIGNDVLQVQDLGYSLENEKLFSGMNFTMNKDDKIILLGDELAKSALLRMLAEEEEPQEGSIRWGVTTSRAYFPLDNAKYFNGTETSLVDWLRQYSPDDESETFLRGFLGRMLFSGEEVKKKPSVLSGGEKVRCMLSKMMLSESNVLLLDEPTNHLDLESIQALNNGLIAFKGAMIFTSHDHQFIQTIANRVIEIRKDGSILDKQLTYDEFLEWKESQKL; encoded by the coding sequence ATGATTGCAGTAAGTAATGTAAGTCTTCGATTTGGTGATCGTAAATTATTCGAAGATGTAAATATAAAGTTTACACCTGGTAACTGTTATGGGTTAATCGGTGCAAACGGAGCTGGTAAATCTACATTTATCAAAATCTTGTCGGGGGAAATTGAGCCACAAGAAGGTAATGTGATTATGAACCCAGATGAGCGCTTAGCGATTTTGAAGCAAAATCACTTTGAGTATGAAGAATACAATGTGCTTGAAACAGTGATCATGGGTCATAAACGTTTATATGAAGTAATGAACGAAAAAAATGCAATTTACATGAAGGAAGACTTTTCTGACGAAGATGGTATGCGTGCCGCTGAGTTAGAAGGAGAATTTGCAGACCTTAACGGTTGGGAAGCTGAATCAGAGGCAGCCATCCTTTTACAAGGACTAGGTATTCCTGATAGCATGCACCAAAAGAAACTGTCTGAATTAACTGGGTCAGAAAAAGTAAAAGTACTTTTAGCTCAAGCTTTATTTGGCAAACCAGATGTACTTTTACTAGATGAGCCTACCAACCATTTAGATATCAAAGCAATTCAATGGCTAGAAGATTTCCTTATCAACTTTGAAAATACTGTAATCGTAGTTTCGCATGACCGTCACTTTTTAAACAAAGTATGTACACACATTGCAGACCTAGATTTCAGCAAAATCCAAGTTTATGTAGGAAACTATGACTTCTGGTATGAATCAAGCCAGCTTGCTACTAAAATGGCTCAGGATCAAAATAGTAAAAAAGAAGAAAAAATTAAAGAACTACAAGCCTTCATTGCTCGCTTTAGTGCGAATGCATCTAAATCAAAGCAAGCAACATCTCGTAAAAAAATGTTAGATAAGATTGAACTAGATGATATTAGACCTTCTTCTCGTAAATATCCATATGTGAACTTCTCTATGAAGCGTGAAATTGGTAATGACGTATTACAGGTTCAAGATTTAGGTTACTCGCTAGAGAACGAAAAACTATTCTCAGGTATGAACTTCACTATGAACAAAGACGATAAAATTATCTTGTTAGGTGATGAGCTTGCTAAATCTGCTTTACTTCGTATGCTTGCAGAAGAGGAAGAGCCACAAGAAGGCTCTATTCGTTGGGGTGTAACTACATCTCGTGCGTACTTCCCATTAGACAATGCAAAATACTTTAACGGTACAGAAACTTCACTAGTTGATTGGTTACGCCAATATTCACCTGATGATGAAAGTGAAACATTCCTTCGTGGTTTCCTAGGACGTATGCTTTTCTCTGGGGAAGAAGTGAAGAAGAAACCTTCTGTCCTTTCTGGTGGAGAAAAAGTTCGTTGTATGCTTTCTAAAATGATGCTTTCCGAAAGTAATGTTTTATTGCTAGATGAGCCTACTAACCATTTAGACTTGGAATCCATCCAAGCATTGAATAATGGATTAATTGCGTTCAAAGGCGCTATGATATTCACTTCTCATGACCATCAGTTCATCCAAACGATTGCAAATCGTGTAATCGAAATCCGCAAGGACGGCTCTATTCTAGATAAACAGCTGACATACGATGAATTCTTAGAATGGAAAGAATCTCAAAAATTATAA
- a CDS encoding LCP family protein produces MTEERNTERRYKPKKKLRKGRVFLTVLLLAGLTIGIYSFLQYREGYNLANETKVKQDIDFEGDAWSKGERENILVLGADSGAGGKERSRTDTMMVISWDKEKNDVKVISFMRDIYADIPNYKSYKLNTAYYLDGVPLLQATLQNMFDIPIHHYALIDFRSFESLVDILAPEGITMDVEKDMSEKIGVSLTKGEQQLNGQEILGYARFRADGEGDFGRVARQQKVMEALKDEVISIQNVSNVPKFIGAAEGYIQTDYSRKDKVIRIMDAIVSGKLEMDKMTVPVPGSYYDKNYSHAGDVLVIDEDQNRKAIEDFLGE; encoded by the coding sequence ATGACTGAAGAAAGAAATACAGAAAGACGATATAAACCGAAAAAAAAACTACGGAAAGGAAGAGTATTCCTTACTGTTCTGTTACTAGCTGGGTTAACAATTGGTATTTACTCATTTTTACAATATCGGGAAGGCTATAATTTAGCTAATGAAACAAAAGTAAAACAGGATATTGACTTTGAAGGGGATGCTTGGTCAAAAGGTGAACGAGAAAATATTCTAGTCCTTGGAGCAGATTCCGGAGCGGGAGGGAAAGAGAGATCCCGAACAGATACAATGATGGTCATTTCTTGGGATAAAGAAAAAAATGACGTTAAAGTCATTTCATTTATGCGAGATATTTATGCGGATATACCTAACTACAAGTCTTATAAGCTTAATACAGCCTATTATTTAGACGGAGTGCCATTATTGCAGGCAACTCTTCAGAATATGTTTGATATACCTATCCATCATTATGCATTAATAGATTTTAGAAGCTTTGAATCATTGGTAGATATTCTCGCTCCTGAAGGAATTACAATGGATGTAGAGAAGGATATGTCTGAAAAAATTGGAGTTTCACTTACAAAAGGTGAACAACAGCTCAATGGACAGGAAATACTTGGTTACGCACGATTCCGAGCCGACGGAGAAGGTGATTTTGGAAGGGTTGCGCGCCAACAAAAAGTAATGGAAGCATTAAAGGACGAGGTAATCTCCATACAAAATGTTTCTAATGTACCCAAATTTATAGGTGCAGCTGAAGGATATATTCAAACAGACTATTCACGTAAGGATAAAGTTATTCGAATCATGGATGCTATAGTTAGTGGAAAACTAGAAATGGATAAAATGACTGTCCCTGTACCAGGAAGCTATTACGATAAGAACTATAGTCACGCAGGAGATGTTTTAGTGATTGACGAGGATCAGAATAGAAAGGCCATAGAAGATTTTTTAGGGGAATAG
- a CDS encoding DUF1033 family protein: MYEVIYMKADYEPWWAFEGWEEFIMEKAEFDQEDQARSFLEKKLTELRRKFPKEEMRNNKYWAFWSVKEQCYCESCEDDLQIFHGIIFNIK, from the coding sequence ATGTATGAGGTTATTTATATGAAAGCAGACTATGAGCCGTGGTGGGCTTTTGAGGGCTGGGAAGAGTTTATAATGGAAAAAGCGGAATTTGATCAAGAGGACCAAGCTCGCTCATTTTTAGAAAAAAAACTAACCGAATTAAGAAGGAAGTTCCCAAAAGAAGAGATGAGAAACAATAAGTACTGGGCATTTTGGTCAGTAAAGGAACAATGTTATTGTGAGTCGTGTGAAGATGACTTACAAATTTTCCATGGAATAATATTTAATATCAAGTAA
- a CDS encoding toxic anion resistance protein: MSENISNKTDDLLMDELLNNPFSLNETKPQTLTKQANEALPTKLIDRLSEEEKQKAKQLADQIPAGNYEAILTYGANAQTELTRFSHQMLDHVQKKDIGPVGDILGDLMKKLSELNPEELSNEKKSGIKKLFNRVNRSVQEMMTKYQKLSTQIDRIGIQLEHSKRGLVEDVQMLDKLYDQNKTYFQALNVYIAAAELKKDEILNVTIPELKRKAEMSNDQMAYQEVNDMAQFVDRLEKRVYDLQLSRQITIQSAPQIRMIQQTNQTLAEKIQSSIMTSIPLWKNQIAIALTLNRQQKAVAAQRQVTKTTNDLLLKNSEMLKVNSIETAKENERGIVEIDTLKKTQENLLQTIEETMRIQADGRVKRKAAEIEIGRMEEELKQRLLLIADQSKNRSVQP; this comes from the coding sequence ATGAGCGAAAATATCTCGAATAAAACAGACGATCTTTTAATGGACGAACTACTTAATAATCCATTTTCTCTAAATGAAACAAAGCCTCAAACTTTAACTAAACAAGCAAATGAGGCGCTACCAACTAAATTAATTGATCGCTTATCGGAAGAAGAGAAACAAAAAGCTAAGCAGCTAGCAGATCAAATACCTGCTGGTAATTATGAAGCGATTTTAACATATGGAGCCAATGCTCAAACAGAGCTTACCCGCTTTTCACATCAAATGCTGGACCATGTGCAAAAGAAAGATATCGGACCAGTTGGAGATATATTAGGCGATTTAATGAAAAAACTTTCAGAGCTAAATCCTGAAGAGCTTTCCAACGAAAAGAAGAGTGGCATTAAAAAGCTTTTTAATCGTGTAAACAGATCTGTTCAAGAAATGATGACAAAATATCAAAAGCTTAGTACGCAAATCGATCGTATCGGTATTCAATTAGAGCATTCAAAACGTGGTCTAGTAGAGGATGTTCAAATGTTAGATAAGCTATATGATCAAAACAAAACATATTTTCAAGCATTAAACGTTTATATTGCAGCTGCTGAACTAAAAAAAGATGAAATACTCAACGTTACGATCCCAGAACTAAAAAGAAAAGCAGAAATGTCAAACGACCAAATGGCTTACCAGGAAGTTAATGATATGGCCCAATTTGTAGATCGACTTGAAAAACGAGTTTATGACCTACAGCTTTCACGTCAGATTACCATTCAAAGTGCGCCACAAATACGTATGATCCAACAAACGAACCAAACGTTAGCTGAAAAAATACAATCTTCTATCATGACATCCATTCCATTATGGAAAAACCAGATTGCGATTGCCTTAACGTTAAATCGTCAGCAAAAAGCAGTAGCAGCTCAAAGACAAGTTACAAAAACAACTAACGACTTACTATTGAAAAACTCGGAAATGCTCAAAGTGAATAGTATTGAAACAGCTAAAGAAAATGAGCGAGGTATCGTAGAAATCGATACATTGAAGAAAACACAGGAAAATCTTCTGCAAACAATCGAGGAAACGATGCGTATTCAAGCAGATGGCAGAGTTAAGCGAAAAGCTGCTGAAATTGAAATTGGTCGAATGGAAGAAGAATTAAAACAACGTCTCCTTCTTATTGCAGACCAATCTAAAAACAGATCCGTACAACCATAA
- the msrA gene encoding peptide-methionine (S)-S-oxide reductase MsrA, with protein MIERATFAGGCFWCMVKPFDTWEGIHKVTSGYMGGHIENPTYEQVKKGDSGHLEVVEIQYDSSMFDYEKLLEIYWQQIDPTDAGGQFQDRGESYTTAIFVYNEEQRMLAEKSKEQLAASGKFSKPIVTVIRDAETFYKAEDYHQDFYKKSPDHYKEDLAQSGRVEFIEEHWEK; from the coding sequence ATGATAGAAAGAGCTACGTTCGCAGGAGGCTGTTTTTGGTGCATGGTAAAACCGTTTGATACTTGGGAAGGCATACATAAGGTAACATCAGGATATATGGGTGGTCATATCGAAAATCCCACATATGAACAAGTGAAAAAAGGGGACTCAGGTCATTTAGAGGTGGTTGAAATCCAGTATGACTCCTCTATGTTCGATTATGAAAAACTACTAGAAATATATTGGCAACAAATAGATCCAACGGATGCTGGTGGTCAATTCCAGGATCGAGGCGAAAGCTATACGACAGCAATATTCGTATATAATGAAGAACAACGCATGCTCGCAGAAAAGTCTAAAGAGCAGCTAGCGGCTAGCGGTAAATTTTCCAAACCGATTGTTACGGTAATTCGAGATGCTGAAACGTTTTACAAAGCAGAGGACTATCACCAAGACTTCTATAAAAAAAGTCCTGATCATTATAAAGAAGATCTTGCTCAATCAGGACGCGTGGAGTTTATCGAAGAACATTGGGAGAAATAA
- a CDS encoding cold-shock protein, whose protein sequence is MKQGTVKWFNAEKGFGFIEIEGENDVFVHFSAIQGDGFKSLEEGQSVEFEVVEGNRGPQAANVTKL, encoded by the coding sequence ATGAAACAAGGTACTGTAAAATGGTTTAATGCAGAAAAAGGATTTGGATTCATCGAAATTGAAGGAGAAAATGATGTATTCGTACACTTCTCTGCTATTCAAGGTGATGGCTTCAAATCACTTGAAGAAGGCCAAAGTGTAGAATTTGAAGTTGTAGAAGGAAATCGCGGGCCACAAGCTGCAAATGTAACAAAACTATAA
- a CDS encoding DUF1232 domain-containing protein, which produces MNLELKKELPSYEEQQDFYTKLRAKITKYVDSKSNKLGKFTPYLLFAPDFFHLLIKSMLDDRIDAKSKTLIGSGILYFITPIDMLPEGLIGPGGYMDDIIVAAFIVNMLLNKFSPEIVEEHWAGEHKLLDTMKKVSETSDSLLGKLPARSLLGRFIKTSKKV; this is translated from the coding sequence ATGAATTTAGAGTTAAAAAAGGAATTACCTTCCTATGAGGAGCAACAAGACTTTTACACAAAACTACGTGCTAAAATAACGAAATATGTAGATTCCAAATCAAACAAGTTAGGTAAGTTTACTCCATACCTTCTTTTTGCTCCAGATTTTTTCCATTTACTTATAAAATCTATGCTAGATGATCGCATTGACGCAAAAAGTAAAACACTTATTGGTAGCGGTATCCTATACTTTATTACTCCAATTGATATGTTACCCGAGGGCTTAATAGGACCAGGTGGATACATGGATGATATTATTGTTGCAGCATTTATTGTCAATATGCTTTTAAATAAGTTTTCCCCTGAGATCGTAGAAGAGCATTGGGCTGGAGAACATAAGCTGTTAGATACAATGAAAAAGGTATCGGAAACAAGTGATAGCTTGCTTGGGAAATTACCAGCACGTTCATTGCTAGGACGTTTTATAAAAACATCTAAGAAGGTGTAA
- a CDS encoding STAS domain-containing protein, which produces MKEYFEGNKGKVEDNLLSEAVNVKDKINDILRVGDIDLINNAHHLIKNIIEGNDEELDLFAKQEGIAWATHSLTLSFKLEWVQAIRRTMWRFIKELNDSDQMMDLEDFFKIEKQLNNRIDNFLNEFFINYSTYKDALISSQKKVVETLSVPIIPITPSICILPLIGSVDTYRTSILEEKVLTEISKLRIQTLIIDLSGIAEMETEVIEHLLKTIYGTSMMGCQTVITGLRPEVVRQMIRLGMLFDKDTRTYGTLQQALNEYLKLDKMYLQ; this is translated from the coding sequence ATTAAAGAATATTTCGAAGGTAACAAGGGGAAAGTCGAAGATAATCTTTTATCAGAGGCAGTAAATGTTAAAGATAAGATAAATGATATTTTAAGAGTTGGTGATATTGACCTTATCAACAATGCACATCATCTTATTAAAAACATTATCGAGGGTAATGATGAGGAGTTAGATCTATTTGCTAAACAAGAAGGAATTGCGTGGGCAACTCATTCTTTAACGCTTTCTTTTAAATTAGAATGGGTGCAAGCTATCCGTCGAACCATGTGGAGGTTTATAAAGGAATTGAATGATTCCGATCAAATGATGGACCTAGAGGACTTCTTTAAAATTGAAAAGCAGCTAAATAATAGAATTGACAACTTCTTAAATGAATTTTTTATTAATTATTCAACTTATAAAGATGCTTTGATATCCTCTCAGAAAAAAGTAGTTGAAACTTTATCGGTACCAATAATACCGATCACACCTTCCATTTGTATTTTACCTTTAATTGGATCAGTAGATACATATAGAACTTCAATTCTAGAAGAAAAAGTATTAACTGAAATTAGTAAACTCAGAATCCAAACTTTAATAATAGATTTATCAGGTATAGCAGAAATGGAGACAGAAGTAATAGAACATCTGTTAAAGACAATTTATGGTACATCAATGATGGGATGCCAAACAGTAATTACTGGTTTAAGACCTGAGGTTGTTCGACAAATGATTCGATTAGGCATGCTATTTGATAAAGATACAAGAACTTATGGCACATTACAGCAGGCTTTAAATGAATACTTGAAACTAGATAAAATGTATTTACAATAA
- a CDS encoding 5-bromo-4-chloroindolyl phosphate hydrolysis family protein, with protein MTQVIQTVIRHIINVPVMITSWLIFFFPVELGFFVSSALAVVTYLTSNFAIKKIQQRSIMKKYDLTSSEYFHIRKQIKEATAKVRTLNNHYLKVRSVSSFKQLFELNRLAKRIIALVKANPKKFYQAENFFYAHLDSAVELTSKYTFLVSQPSKNKEMKIALQDTRETLESINSVMEDDLKNVLASDMEHLRMELDFAKLSVSKNEKPLYLKGETTNERKYLE; from the coding sequence ATGACACAAGTAATACAAACCGTCATTCGTCATATTATTAATGTTCCTGTCATGATTACATCATGGCTAATTTTCTTCTTCCCAGTTGAATTAGGTTTTTTTGTAAGCTCAGCGTTAGCAGTAGTTACCTACCTAACTTCTAATTTTGCTATCAAAAAAATTCAACAGAGATCTATTATGAAGAAATATGATTTAACTTCATCAGAGTATTTTCATATTCGAAAGCAGATTAAGGAAGCAACAGCAAAAGTTCGTACACTTAATAACCATTATTTAAAAGTACGATCAGTGAGCTCTTTTAAACAGCTTTTCGAATTAAATAGATTAGCAAAACGAATTATTGCTTTAGTTAAAGCAAACCCAAAGAAATTTTACCAAGCTGAAAACTTCTTCTACGCTCATTTAGATTCGGCAGTAGAGCTAACATCTAAGTATACATTCTTAGTTTCTCAGCCATCAAAGAACAAAGAAATGAAAATTGCTTTGCAGGATACTCGTGAAACACTAGAATCCATTAACTCTGTCATGGAAGATGACTTAAAAAATGTTCTTGCTAGTGACATGGAGCACTTAAGAATGGAACTTGATTTTGCTAAACTATCCGTATCTAAAAACGAAAAACCCTTATATCTAAAAGGAGAGACAACAAATGAGCGAAAATATCTCGAATAA
- a CDS encoding AI-2E family transporter, which translates to MEPEKPSFFSTRYIKFLGGRNTIFTLILLLMIGLIIMIYDEISFIFVPLTVFLGNVILPIILAVIIYYLLRPILRMLEKIKVKRVIGILLIFLALVGIITLLVFLVFPFLKAQFFKLAEELPGYFIEVLTRLDSFLRTNSLISTYYLQIETDVANLLYDLPKELGAFFQETFTGIATGISSVIGILTSFILAIVTVPFILFYLLKDGEKLPAYVLKIFPPRMRDDIKSVFTSIDKQISSYIQGQILVSMCIGIMIFIGFTIIGMDYALLLGVIAMVTSVVPYLGPVIAITPAAIIALVTSPFMLIKLAVVWTIVQLIEGKFISPQIMGKSLHVHPITIIFVLITSGAMFGVPGVILGIPGYAILKVIVSHFYTMFKKRYNKFEPIVEKHYEYTNNKVE; encoded by the coding sequence TTGGAACCTGAAAAACCTTCTTTTTTCTCAACTAGATACATAAAATTTTTAGGTGGTCGTAATACTATATTTACGCTCATACTGCTTTTAATGATTGGCTTAATTATCATGATTTATGATGAAATTTCCTTCATATTTGTCCCATTAACCGTTTTTCTAGGGAATGTCATCCTACCAATCATATTAGCAGTCATCATCTATTATTTACTTAGACCAATATTGCGTATGCTAGAAAAAATTAAAGTTAAACGAGTGATTGGTATACTACTCATCTTCTTAGCTTTGGTTGGTATTATTACCTTATTAGTTTTCTTAGTGTTTCCATTTTTAAAAGCTCAATTTTTTAAATTGGCAGAAGAGCTTCCAGGTTATTTTATAGAAGTCTTAACCCGCTTAGATTCATTCTTGAGAACGAACTCTCTTATAAGCACGTACTATTTGCAAATAGAAACCGATGTTGCTAATCTTCTGTATGATTTACCGAAGGAGCTAGGTGCATTTTTCCAGGAAACCTTTACAGGAATTGCAACAGGAATTTCCTCTGTTATCGGTATATTAACTAGCTTTATACTGGCAATCGTTACTGTTCCTTTTATCTTATTCTATCTTTTAAAGGATGGGGAAAAGCTTCCTGCTTATGTACTAAAAATTTTTCCACCCCGCATGAGAGATGACATAAAGTCGGTTTTTACTAGCATCGATAAGCAGATCAGCTCGTATATTCAGGGTCAAATTCTTGTCTCTATGTGTATAGGTATTATGATCTTTATTGGTTTCACCATCATTGGGATGGATTATGCATTATTGTTGGGTGTTATAGCAATGGTTACGAGCGTTGTTCCATACTTAGGTCCAGTTATAGCGATAACTCCGGCTGCAATTATTGCCTTAGTTACCTCTCCTTTCATGCTTATCAAACTTGCAGTAGTCTGGACAATTGTTCAGTTAATTGAAGGGAAGTTTATATCGCCACAAATTATGGGCAAATCATTGCATGTGCATCCGATTACAATAATTTTTGTATTGATTACTTCTGGTGCAATGTTCGGAGTTCCTGGAGTAATTTTGGGTATACCTGGCTATGCTATTTTAAAAGTTATCGTTTCCCATTTTTACACAATGTTTAAAAAGAGGTACAATAAATTTGAACCAATTGTTGAAAAACACTATGAGTACACAAATAACAAGGTGGAATGA